The Clostridium sp. DL-VIII DNA window TTTGTACTTATCATATATTTTGCCAATTACATCTATGAAACTTTCAATGTTGTCAACAGGTGTTGGCTTCTTACCCTTTTCAATAAAATTTAAATCTTCGGTCATAAGTGCATATTTAATAGCACTACCGCCAATATCCAAAACTAAATATTTCATTTTTGCACCCCTTGATTATATAATGGTTAAGTTAGTTCGCATGAAAAGATACTGTTTATATGATTATAATAGCTCACTTGGAAAATACTTTCAATAATTGTATTTATCTGATAATTTTAATTAGAATATACAAAGGAAGCACCAGTTTTAGTTATTATAGAAAAAAAGTAAGAACAACATAATGTTCCTACTTTTTTTGAATTATTTTTTGGATACAATCATTAAGCCAATCTATATAACTTTTTTCTCTCATAATAGCACCATTCAAAATAATATAATCTCCAAAATTTGGAGAAGAGACTTTGGAAACATCCTTGTTTTTTAGAAGTTCTTCCATAGAACTTTCTAGATATTCTAATCTTTCAGAATGTTTATTAAGTGTACTTTCAAACTGCTTTAATAGAGTAGCATTATCCATTTCATCGCAGAAATAAGCCTTAAGCCTAAATATATCTTTAGGAGTTGGCTCTAAAGGTTCATCCTTTACAAGCCATTTTTGCAGACTTTTTTTCCCTTTTTCAGTTATCGTATATAATTTTTTCTCTAATTTTTCACCTTGTATAACTGTCTCGTATGATATAAGCTCCTCATCTGTTAGTTTTTTTAGTTCAGGATAGATTTGACTATGCTTGGCATACCAAAATTCTACTAAGCCTTCATTAAAGGCTTTGGTTATATCGTATCCTGTTAAAGGATTTCTATTAACAAGCCCTAAAATTGCATATTTTAAAGTTCTCATATATCTTTAGCACCTCGCTAGTTTTTAAGGTTATTTTATCATGATTATATATAAATTAAAATATGTTATGAAAAAACAAACATGTAAATATTGACGTATTTATTTTCAGAATATTATAATAATATTGGTGACAACATTATATTAGTAAGTATATGTTTGTTAAATGGTTAACGATTAAGTATTTATATTAGGAGGATATGTATGAATAAGTACAAAAAGCTATTTGAACCAGTTATGATTGGTAAATGTGAAATAAAAAACCGTTTTGCATTGGCCCCAATGGGACCACTTGGGCTAGCTGATAGTGAAGGCGGTTTTAATCAAAGAGGAATTGATT harbors:
- a CDS encoding PadR family transcriptional regulator produces the protein MRTLKYAILGLVNRNPLTGYDITKAFNEGLVEFWYAKHSQIYPELKKLTDEELISYETVIQGEKLEKKLYTITEKGKKSLQKWLVKDEPLEPTPKDIFRLKAYFCDEMDNATLLKQFESTLNKHSERLEYLESSMEELLKNKDVSKVSSPNFGDYIILNGAIMREKSYIDWLNDCIQKIIQKK